One Proteinivorax tanatarense DNA segment encodes these proteins:
- a CDS encoding NAD(P)/FAD-dependent oxidoreductase, whose amino-acid sequence MQNNANVIIIGGGIVGTSLAYHLAKQGIKDIVLLEKDYLAAGSTGRCGAGVRQQWGLKMNCLLAKESIAEFEQLHEMIPTDYDLEFKQKGYMMLAYDNEMVNQYKRNIQLQQSLGIDVEYLTPQEAKTIVPHLNTEGLIGATFCDKDGHLNPFTTTLTYAIGANRLGAKIYKNTRVLDLVREKGKIKKVITDKGDISADLVINAAGPYSKGISKMAGIDIPVFSERHQILVTQSIKQIQDPMVISLKHGFYCQQTPHGSFIMGFGDPNELKGTDTTSTWNFLEEMAQKVLPVLPSLKNLKVVRQWAGSYNITPDSQPILGNSEEVENFYMAVGFSGHGFMIAPAVAKAISETIVGKEPTVDISMLRLKRFEAGNLIKEPSVV is encoded by the coding sequence GTGCAAAATAATGCTAACGTAATTATAATTGGGGGAGGAATAGTGGGGACTTCTCTTGCTTATCATCTTGCTAAACAGGGAATAAAGGATATTGTATTGCTAGAAAAAGACTATCTTGCTGCTGGGTCCACCGGAAGATGTGGGGCAGGTGTTAGACAGCAGTGGGGCTTAAAGATGAACTGCCTTTTAGCTAAAGAAAGCATAGCGGAATTTGAGCAATTACATGAAATGATTCCTACAGACTATGATTTAGAATTTAAACAAAAAGGTTATATGATGCTTGCGTATGATAATGAAATGGTTAATCAATACAAAAGAAATATACAATTACAGCAATCTTTAGGTATAGATGTTGAGTATTTGACTCCCCAAGAAGCTAAAACTATTGTTCCTCACTTAAATACTGAAGGACTTATTGGTGCCACTTTCTGTGATAAGGATGGCCATTTAAACCCATTTACCACAACACTTACTTATGCTATTGGTGCTAATCGATTAGGAGCAAAAATTTATAAAAACACAAGAGTATTAGACTTAGTTAGGGAAAAAGGGAAGATTAAAAAGGTTATCACTGATAAAGGGGATATAAGCGCTGATCTTGTTATAAATGCCGCTGGTCCATATTCTAAGGGTATATCAAAAATGGCAGGGATAGATATTCCTGTTTTTTCAGAACGCCACCAGATATTAGTTACTCAATCAATAAAACAAATCCAAGATCCTATGGTTATATCTCTCAAACATGGCTTCTACTGTCAACAAACTCCCCATGGAAGTTTTATAATGGGTTTTGGAGACCCTAATGAATTAAAAGGAACAGATACCACATCTACTTGGAATTTTTTAGAGGAGATGGCGCAAAAAGTGCTTCCAGTCTTACCTTCTCTTAAAAATTTGAAGGTTGTAAGACAATGGGCAGGTTCTTACAATATAACTCCAGATTCTCAGCCCATATTAGGAAACTCAGAGGAAGTTGAAAACTTTTATATGGCAGTTGGCTTTAGTGGACATGGATTTATGATTGCCCCTGCTGTAGCTAAAGCCATTTCAGAAACAATAGTAGGAAAAGAACCTACTGTTGATATCTCAATGCTTAGATTAAAAAGATTTGAGGCTGGTAATTTAATTAAAGAACCGTCTGTTGTATAG
- a CDS encoding (2Fe-2S)-binding protein, whose translation MNDNIIVCRCEDVTVGDIKKLISDGIDSAEEIKRISRMSMGCCQGRTCGGILQQILSSELNKPIDKISLWQKRPPAKPAMMKVFLGGNKGAK comes from the coding sequence ATGAATGATAACATTATAGTTTGTAGATGTGAGGATGTAACTGTTGGAGATATAAAGAAACTAATTTCCGATGGAATAGATAGTGCTGAGGAGATTAAAAGAATCTCTAGAATGTCTATGGGTTGCTGTCAAGGCAGAACATGTGGTGGTATTTTACAACAAATATTAAGTTCTGAACTAAACAAGCCTATTGACAAAATTTCCCTTTGGCAAAAAAGACCTCCGGCAAAACCAGCAATGATGAAAGTGTTTTTGGGAGGTAATAAAGGTGCAAAATAA
- a CDS encoding 4Fe-4S dicluster domain-containing protein, protein MLIKTGVPQKKDLKEIMPSQRRMERGPVAIFECFQPIPCNPCEDSCPQKAVVIGQDINNIPDIDFEKCNGCSICVSVCPGLAVFVVDVSGEKGKITLPYEFIPLPAIGEEVIGLNRYGKPVEKCTVSNIRTGKSFNKTTLITIETSTKGADEIRFIKLKGEKIYE, encoded by the coding sequence ATGTTAATAAAAACGGGAGTTCCTCAAAAGAAGGACCTAAAAGAAATAATGCCTAGTCAAAGGCGCATGGAACGTGGACCTGTTGCTATTTTTGAATGTTTTCAACCTATACCATGTAACCCCTGTGAAGATAGTTGCCCGCAGAAAGCGGTGGTAATAGGTCAAGATATAAACAACATCCCTGATATAGATTTTGAAAAATGTAATGGTTGTTCAATATGTGTAAGTGTGTGTCCAGGGCTAGCAGTTTTTGTAGTTGATGTGAGTGGGGAGAAAGGAAAAATAACTTTGCCATATGAATTTATACCATTGCCAGCTATTGGAGAAGAGGTGATTGGATTAAATAGATATGGGAAACCTGTAGAAAAGTGTACTGTGTCCAATATACGAACTGGTAAATCTTTTAATAAAACAACTTTAATAACTATCGAGACTTCTACAAAAGGTGCAGATGAAATTAGATTTATAAAGCTCAAGGGGGAAAAGATTTATGAATGA
- a CDS encoding NAD(P)/FAD-dependent oxidoreductase translates to MITIDALVVGGGPAGICAASTLAEKGLEVWLVDESDQLGGQLIKQTHKFFGSKEHYAGLRGIDIPDKIDLEQVKVLLNTSVIGCYEDGVFTLLLDDKVYLKVKPKGTVIATGAQERFLPFEGNDLPGVYGAGAVQTLMNKEGILPGKKVLMIGAGNIGLIVSYQLMQAGVDVVAVIEGNDSIGGYWVHSAKIARAAVPIYTNHTIIKAVGDSEVEGAVIARLNNKWEVEPSTEFNVEVDTICLSVGLTPINDLLWQRGCEMQYIKELGGYVPLRNRHLQTTINNIYVAGDVTGVEEASCAMVEGKVAGLALSMDITNRDLNKELNLVLQSLRWLRKGEVAKNVRKGLDRIGVVEC, encoded by the coding sequence TTGATAACAATAGATGCATTGGTTGTAGGAGGAGGACCAGCAGGAATCTGTGCTGCTTCTACTTTAGCTGAGAAGGGCTTGGAAGTTTGGTTGGTAGATGAAAGTGATCAGTTAGGGGGACAGTTAATCAAACAAACCCATAAATTTTTTGGATCTAAGGAACACTATGCCGGCCTTAGAGGGATAGACATACCAGATAAAATTGACTTAGAGCAAGTTAAGGTGTTGTTAAATACTTCTGTTATAGGATGTTACGAAGATGGAGTTTTTACACTGTTGTTAGATGATAAGGTTTACTTAAAGGTTAAACCTAAAGGGACAGTCATAGCTACAGGTGCCCAAGAAAGGTTTTTGCCTTTTGAAGGTAACGATTTACCTGGAGTGTACGGAGCTGGTGCTGTTCAAACACTGATGAATAAAGAAGGAATATTACCAGGTAAAAAAGTTTTAATGATTGGTGCTGGCAACATAGGGTTAATAGTAAGCTACCAGCTTATGCAGGCAGGGGTGGATGTAGTAGCAGTAATAGAAGGCAATGATAGCATAGGGGGGTATTGGGTTCATTCTGCTAAGATTGCAAGAGCTGCTGTTCCTATCTACACTAATCATACAATTATAAAAGCAGTTGGAGACTCTGAGGTAGAAGGTGCTGTAATAGCAAGGTTAAACAACAAATGGGAAGTTGAGCCAAGTACAGAATTTAATGTAGAAGTGGATACAATCTGTTTATCGGTTGGTCTTACTCCTATTAATGATCTACTATGGCAAAGAGGGTGTGAAATGCAGTATATAAAAGAACTAGGCGGGTATGTTCCATTAAGAAACCGTCATTTGCAAACAACAATAAATAATATTTATGTGGCAGGCGATGTTACAGGAGTGGAGGAAGCCAGCTGTGCAATGGTAGAAGGCAAAGTGGCGGGTCTAGCTTTATCTATGGATATAACAAATAGGGATTTAAATAAAGAGCTTAACTTAGTATTACAAAGTCTGCGGTGGTTAAGAAAGGGAGAAGTAGCAAAAAATGTTCGAAAAGGTCTCGACAGAATTGGGGTGGTCGAATGTTAA
- a CDS encoding (2Fe-2S)-binding protein yields MRIKKHPIKSFKRGKKISFHYNDRKIQAYLGETIAGALHAAGYRKLTKSQKRGRDRGLFCAIGKCSACLMIVDNIPNTPICTTKVKPGMEVFSQH; encoded by the coding sequence ATGAGGATAAAAAAACACCCAATTAAAAGTTTTAAAAGGGGGAAAAAGATAAGCTTTCATTATAATGATAGAAAAATACAAGCTTATTTAGGTGAAACTATAGCCGGTGCTTTACATGCAGCTGGGTATAGGAAACTAACTAAAAGTCAAAAACGAGGTAGGGATAGGGGGTTGTTTTGTGCTATAGGAAAATGCTCTGCATGTTTGATGATAGTTGACAACATTCCTAATACGCCTATTTGCACAACTAAAGTTAAACCTGGTATGGAAGTATTTAGTCAACATTAA
- a CDS encoding methyl-accepting chemotaxis protein — MSNKRINNKFSKVFNIKLTHRLGFQITIAMVIATILTTPLNAFLVNKLEALELAQSTELSSFLIVIINNGFTVGLNVLTVLVVTYFLIMRPVNKIQKLAQRIAQGDLTVDQETYPKNQLGKLAFEMHKMLENNKTLLSGIKNMAVELSEASEKMRRGTSEVSQSSEQISSTTQQVASQAETQSEFLDDVNSIVSASMNNLVELSSESESVESQTAKAIENIGDGEKSVQDVFKSINDISNDIISLAEQLKGLGAEIERINEIVEIIANISNQTNLLALNAAIEAARAGEDGKGFAVVADEVRKLAEESHSFTDEIRTIVEKIQVKTDDTVKQMNDSRNTVSTGVKTVEKTGDVIQNTLQQTEGIVGQIQQVTAKITSLSEETRPIITKTKKAQDISHNNLSNIENVAASMEEQTALTEEINAIAEKLEEFSLDLEEQIKTFKI, encoded by the coding sequence ATGTCTAATAAAAGAATTAACAATAAATTCAGCAAAGTATTCAATATAAAATTAACTCACCGACTAGGTTTTCAAATTACTATAGCAATGGTTATCGCTACTATTTTAACTACGCCGCTTAATGCATTTTTGGTTAATAAACTAGAGGCTCTTGAACTGGCACAAAGTACGGAACTTTCATCTTTTTTGATTGTTATCATTAACAATGGTTTTACAGTTGGTTTAAATGTGCTTACTGTTCTTGTAGTTACATATTTCTTGATAATGAGACCTGTAAATAAAATTCAAAAGTTAGCCCAGAGGATAGCACAAGGGGATTTAACGGTGGACCAGGAAACCTATCCTAAAAATCAATTAGGCAAATTAGCTTTTGAAATGCACAAAATGTTAGAAAATAATAAAACGTTGCTTAGTGGTATAAAAAATATGGCGGTGGAGCTGTCAGAAGCATCGGAAAAAATGAGAAGGGGGACCTCAGAGGTAAGCCAATCATCTGAGCAAATTTCTAGTACAACCCAGCAGGTAGCATCTCAGGCAGAAACTCAATCGGAGTTTTTAGATGATGTTAACAGCATAGTATCAGCTAGTATGAATAATTTAGTGGAATTAAGCAGTGAGTCAGAAAGCGTTGAAAGCCAAACTGCTAAAGCTATAGAAAATATTGGAGATGGTGAAAAATCAGTGCAAGATGTATTTAAATCAATAAATGATATCAGCAATGACATAATAAGTCTAGCTGAACAATTAAAGGGTTTAGGTGCTGAGATTGAAAGAATAAATGAAATAGTTGAAATTATAGCTAATATTTCTAACCAAACAAACCTATTAGCTTTAAATGCTGCTATTGAAGCTGCTCGAGCAGGAGAGGATGGCAAAGGATTTGCAGTAGTAGCTGATGAAGTTAGGAAATTAGCGGAAGAGTCCCATAGCTTTACTGATGAAATTAGAACTATTGTTGAAAAAATACAGGTTAAAACAGATGATACAGTTAAGCAAATGAATGACAGTAGAAATACTGTGAGCACAGGAGTAAAAACTGTTGAAAAAACAGGGGATGTAATACAAAATACCCTTCAACAAACAGAAGGGATCGTTGGGCAAATTCAACAAGTTACTGCTAAAATAACTAGCTTGTCGGAAGAAACTAGACCTATAATTACTAAAACCAAAAAAGCACAAGATATATCACATAATAACTTATCTAACATTGAAAATGTTGCTGCATCAATGGAAGAACAAACTGCACTAACTGAAGAAATAAATGCGATTGCAGAAAAGCTAGAAGAATTTTCTTTAGATTTAGAAGAGCAAATTAAAACTTTTAAAATATAA
- the hprK gene encoding HPr(Ser) kinase/phosphatase, protein MKNVAVHKLQKKFNLTIFSGEELLDKKHITIKDISRPALELAGYDAYYPKKRIQVLGKTELTFLYSLEPEVQKLRFKNLLLETVPCIILTRGFKPTESMLSLAQKSNIPILGTERTTTDFIALSTDFLDRDLAPTKTIHGVLVDIYGVGVLIKGQSGIGKSETALELIKRGHRLISDDAVELRSIRERAIIGAAPKVLEHLLEIRGVGLINVVSLFGTGCVRSQKEVELVINLEHWDDKKSYERLGLDKHYFEVFGVNIEMHTIPVAPGRNLAIIMEIAAMNHRAKKIGTNTPEEFSKKLNSLITQNQ, encoded by the coding sequence GTGAAAAATGTAGCTGTACATAAGTTGCAAAAAAAATTTAATCTTACTATTTTTTCTGGCGAAGAGTTACTAGACAAAAAACATATAACAATAAAAGATATAAGTAGGCCCGCTTTAGAACTAGCAGGTTACGATGCGTACTACCCCAAAAAAAGAATTCAAGTGTTGGGAAAAACGGAACTTACTTTTTTGTATAGCTTAGAGCCTGAAGTTCAAAAATTGCGTTTTAAAAACCTTCTTTTAGAAACAGTTCCCTGTATTATTTTGACTAGAGGTTTTAAGCCAACAGAAAGCATGCTGTCTTTGGCTCAAAAAAGTAATATCCCTATCTTAGGAACTGAAAGAACAACTACAGATTTTATTGCTTTGTCTACGGATTTTTTAGATAGAGATTTAGCACCAACCAAAACAATCCATGGCGTTTTAGTTGATATTTATGGTGTAGGGGTGTTAATAAAAGGGCAAAGTGGGATAGGTAAAAGTGAGACTGCTTTGGAGCTTATAAAAAGGGGACACAGGTTAATCTCAGATGATGCTGTGGAGTTGAGAAGTATACGAGAAAGAGCAATTATTGGAGCTGCACCAAAAGTGTTAGAGCACTTGCTAGAAATCAGAGGGGTAGGACTTATAAATGTGGTAAGTTTATTTGGAACAGGATGTGTAAGAAGTCAGAAAGAAGTGGAACTTGTAATAAATTTAGAGCATTGGGATGATAAGAAGAGTTATGAACGCTTGGGCTTAGATAAACACTATTTTGAGGTGTTTGGTGTAAATATCGAAATGCATACGATTCCTGTCGCTCCTGGTAGAAACTTGGCAATTATTATGGAAATTGCAGCTATGAATCATAGAGCGAAGAAAATAGGAACTAACACACCAGAAGAATTTAGTAAAAAGCTAAATTCTTTAATAACTCAAAACCAATAA
- a CDS encoding malate dehydrogenase, with amino-acid sequence MKVSIIGCGRVGTTTAYAIALQGLAKELVLVDVDGEKAKGEALDIVHGTGQLPNISVSSGGYQKTADSDIVIVTAGIPRKPGENRLDLAKKNVQVVKDIIDKVMSVNSEPYIIMVSNPVDIMTQIAFKQSKLPYQKIFGLGNVLDLLRFESLLGNYLGIHPANVSSMVIGEHGDSMVILDDNTYISGVPLNRYKVISQQTLAKIKEDTVKGGAQVIERKGGTFYSVSLAICKVVEAINKNTKEILPVCYYHHNNETTYSEPVIVGKNGIEHEVKLDLCPSKQVKLQNSISIIKSMLNDIEA; translated from the coding sequence TTGAAAGTATCAATAATTGGCTGTGGACGGGTGGGAACTACAACTGCATATGCTATAGCATTGCAAGGGTTAGCAAAAGAGTTGGTACTTGTTGATGTTGATGGAGAAAAAGCTAAAGGGGAAGCGCTAGACATTGTGCACGGAACAGGTCAACTACCTAACATATCTGTTTCATCAGGAGGTTACCAAAAAACTGCTGACTCTGATATTGTAATAGTAACAGCAGGTATTCCAAGAAAGCCAGGTGAAAACAGGTTAGACCTTGCTAAAAAGAATGTGCAAGTTGTTAAAGATATAATAGATAAAGTGATGAGCGTCAATTCAGAGCCATATATAATTATGGTATCTAATCCTGTTGATATAATGACTCAAATTGCATTTAAGCAGTCAAAACTTCCGTACCAAAAGATATTTGGACTGGGAAATGTATTAGATTTATTAAGATTTGAATCTTTGTTAGGTAATTATTTAGGTATACATCCAGCAAATGTTAGCTCTATGGTAATTGGAGAACATGGGGATTCTATGGTTATATTAGATGACAATACATATATTTCTGGTGTTCCTTTAAATAGGTATAAAGTAATTTCACAACAAACTTTAGCCAAAATAAAAGAAGATACTGTTAAAGGAGGAGCTCAAGTTATTGAAAGAAAGGGAGGTACCTTTTATTCAGTATCCTTAGCAATTTGCAAAGTGGTTGAGGCAATCAATAAAAATACAAAGGAAATTTTGCCGGTGTGCTATTATCATCACAACAACGAAACAACATATAGTGAACCTGTAATAGTTGGCAAAAATGGCATAGAGCATGAAGTAAAACTTGATTTATGTCCAAGTAAGCAAGTTAAACTACAAAACTCTATATCAATTATAAAATCAATGCTAAATGATATAGAAGCTTAA
- a CDS encoding ABC transporter substrate-binding protein: protein MKKITYLALLLVLFMSATLLSGCKENDVESMPKVRVSEVIHSVFYAPQYVALHKGYFEDEGLDVELAIAWGADRGAAALLSNSADIALFGPEAAVYIAREQTDTKLVGFAQLTQKDGSFFLAREPMPEFEWTDVKGKTIIGGRPGGVPQMVQEYVLYHNDVVPHHDVEIIQNIDLGATAQAFENDVGDFVQLFEPGASIVENTGSGHVVASFGEAGGDIPYTVYHATDSYIEENPDIIQKFTNAIYRAQIWVDNHSAEEIAEVIQPSFAETDYDILVSSVERYKKQDTWSKDPILRKESLDKLQEICIFSEELDKKVPYEEIVKTKFAEEAVKSINID from the coding sequence ATGAAAAAAATAACTTATCTTGCTCTATTATTAGTGCTTTTTATGAGTGCAACTCTATTAAGTGGCTGTAAAGAAAATGATGTAGAAAGCATGCCAAAAGTTCGAGTATCTGAAGTAATTCATTCTGTATTTTATGCGCCTCAATATGTTGCTTTGCACAAGGGATACTTTGAAGATGAAGGTCTTGATGTGGAGTTAGCTATAGCATGGGGAGCTGATAGAGGTGCTGCCGCTCTATTATCAAATAGTGCTGACATTGCTTTGTTCGGGCCAGAAGCAGCTGTTTATATAGCTCGCGAGCAAACAGATACTAAACTAGTAGGTTTTGCACAATTAACTCAAAAAGACGGTTCTTTCTTTTTAGCCAGAGAGCCTATGCCAGAATTTGAATGGACAGATGTAAAAGGCAAAACAATTATCGGCGGAAGACCTGGAGGGGTTCCGCAAATGGTCCAAGAATATGTTTTATATCATAATGATGTAGTGCCTCACCATGATGTAGAAATTATACAAAATATAGACTTAGGAGCAACCGCTCAAGCTTTTGAAAATGATGTGGGAGATTTTGTTCAGCTATTTGAACCCGGTGCATCAATAGTAGAAAATACTGGTAGCGGACACGTGGTTGCATCTTTTGGCGAAGCAGGTGGAGATATTCCATATACAGTTTACCATGCAACAGATAGTTATATTGAAGAAAACCCAGACATTATACAAAAATTTACAAATGCAATCTATAGAGCCCAGATCTGGGTCGATAATCACTCTGCAGAAGAGATTGCCGAAGTTATACAACCTTCCTTTGCAGAAACTGACTATGATATCCTGGTATCTTCTGTAGAAAGGTACAAAAAACAAGACACTTGGTCTAAAGATCCAATTCTCAGAAAGGAATCTTTAGATAAGCTCCAAGAAATATGTATCTTTTCAGAGGAATTAGACAAAAAAGTCCCTTATGAAGAGATTGTAAAGACTAAATTTGCCGAAGAAGCAGTAAAAAGCATTAATATAGATTAA
- a CDS encoding ABC transporter ATP-binding protein, giving the protein MGIKGITEAVKNINLNVNKGEFISIVGPSGCGKSTLLSLIAGLVKHTDGVVENTFLRSGYMFQQDLLLPWRTVFDNTILGLEVSKKSTEENKRYAEQLLMSMGLEDFINFYPSELSGGMRQRVALARTLVLKPDLLLLDEPFSALDYQTRLNMQQEVSLKLRTEGKTVILVTHDISEAIAMTDKVVILTKRPGQIIKTINIELKCQLEEPRSRRRASNFGKYFNEIWEVLDNA; this is encoded by the coding sequence ATGGGTATAAAAGGAATTACAGAAGCCGTTAAAAATATAAATTTAAATGTAAATAAAGGTGAATTTATTTCTATAGTTGGACCTTCTGGATGCGGAAAGTCAACGTTGCTTTCTTTAATAGCTGGTTTAGTAAAACATACTGATGGGGTGGTGGAAAATACTTTTCTTAGAAGTGGATACATGTTTCAACAAGACCTCTTACTTCCATGGCGCACCGTTTTTGATAATACTATCCTTGGATTAGAAGTTTCCAAAAAATCAACTGAAGAAAATAAAAGGTACGCTGAACAATTACTAATGTCTATGGGTCTTGAAGATTTCATTAACTTCTATCCCTCAGAGTTATCAGGGGGAATGAGGCAAAGGGTAGCATTAGCTCGTACGCTGGTGCTCAAACCTGATTTATTATTGTTAGATGAGCCTTTTTCTGCTTTAGATTATCAAACTCGCCTAAATATGCAGCAAGAAGTAAGCCTCAAATTGCGTACAGAAGGTAAAACAGTAATTTTAGTCACCCACGATATTTCCGAAGCTATTGCTATGACTGATAAAGTAGTTATTTTAACTAAGCGTCCTGGTCAAATAATTAAGACTATTAATATAGAGTTAAAGTGTCAATTAGAAGAACCTAGATCAAGACGTAGAGCTTCAAATTTTGGAAAGTACTTTAATGAAATATGGGAGGTATTAGATAATGCTTAA
- a CDS encoding ABC transporter permease, with amino-acid sequence MLNIKKALVPKAANQKHRDYIFQKKIYNFTIIFSQFFVLFALLVLWEWAARVGIINTFLTSQPTKVWNTILTLYENSTLFYHIRITILETGVSFILGTIIGTLIATILWWWKFLNKVMDPYLIILNSLPKVALGPLFIIIFGLGFKSIIAMALAISVISTTIIVLSGFTNVDNNYLKLVKTFGASKYTTFTKIILPASIPTIASALRVSLSLSWVGVVVGEFLTGRAGLGYLAIYGGQTYQMDLVITSVVLLAICSAISYQILVFAEKKIQKRYS; translated from the coding sequence ATGCTTAATATTAAAAAAGCACTAGTACCTAAAGCAGCAAATCAAAAACATCGAGATTATATTTTTCAAAAAAAAATTTACAATTTTACTATTATTTTTTCTCAGTTTTTTGTTTTATTTGCGCTATTAGTTTTGTGGGAGTGGGCAGCAAGAGTGGGTATTATTAACACCTTTCTTACCAGTCAGCCTACGAAGGTGTGGAATACAATATTAACTCTATATGAGAATTCAACTCTTTTTTATCATATAAGAATAACCATCTTAGAAACAGGAGTCAGTTTTATTTTAGGCACAATTATCGGAACCCTAATTGCAACAATATTATGGTGGTGGAAGTTTTTAAATAAAGTTATGGATCCCTATCTTATTATTTTAAATAGTTTGCCTAAGGTTGCTTTAGGTCCTTTATTTATAATAATATTTGGACTGGGTTTTAAAAGTATTATAGCAATGGCATTAGCCATCTCAGTAATAAGTACCACAATTATTGTGCTCAGCGGCTTTACAAATGTAGACAATAACTATTTAAAACTTGTTAAAACTTTTGGTGCATCTAAGTATACCACCTTTACCAAAATAATACTCCCTGCAAGCATACCTACAATTGCATCAGCTTTGCGGGTTAGTTTAAGTTTGTCCTGGGTCGGAGTTGTTGTAGGAGAATTTTTAACGGGAAGGGCAGGCCTGGGATATTTAGCTATCTATGGCGGGCAAACATATCAAATGGATTTGGTCATAACTAGTGTTGTGCTTTTAGCAATCTGCTCTGCAATATCTTATCAAATTTTAGTTTTTGCAGAGAAAAAAATTCAAAAACGTTACTCATAA
- the yihA gene encoding ribosome biogenesis GTP-binding protein YihA/YsxC, whose amino-acid sequence MKIKQAEYLISAVKPHQYPPEMYPEIAFVGRSNVGKSSIINTLVNRKNMARTSGKPGKTQTINFYDVNNQLRFVDLPGYGFAKVSKEQKIGWKKMIESYLLNRTPLQGVVQLIDLRHKPTEEDQGMFSWLLENNFPVLLVATKSDKLSKNQIHKNLKIVCDVLSVPKDYPIVFSANTKTGKEEVWESLSGLVEINN is encoded by the coding sequence ATGAAGATAAAACAAGCGGAGTATTTGATTAGTGCCGTTAAACCTCACCAATATCCTCCAGAAATGTATCCTGAAATTGCTTTTGTAGGCAGGTCTAATGTGGGAAAATCATCTATAATAAATACTTTAGTTAACCGAAAAAACATGGCTAGGACAAGTGGAAAACCCGGGAAAACTCAGACAATTAACTTCTATGATGTCAACAATCAACTTAGATTTGTTGATCTTCCAGGTTACGGTTTTGCCAAAGTTTCTAAAGAGCAAAAAATAGGTTGGAAAAAAATGATAGAGAGTTATCTTTTAAATAGAACACCATTACAGGGAGTAGTGCAGCTTATAGATTTAAGACATAAGCCTACTGAAGAAGATCAAGGAATGTTTTCTTGGCTTTTAGAAAATAATTTTCCAGTTTTGCTAGTCGCAACAAAATCAGATAAACTGTCGAAAAATCAAATTCACAAAAATTTAAAAATAGTTTGTGATGTGTTAAGTGTGCCTAAAGATTACCCAATTGTTTTTTCAGCAAACACAAAAACAGGCAAGGAAGAAGTTTGGGAATCTCTATCTGGACTTGTAGAAATAAATAATTGA